Sequence from the Ammospiza nelsoni isolate bAmmNel1 chromosome 7, bAmmNel1.pri, whole genome shotgun sequence genome:
CTTATCCAGGGGTTTCAGCACATCCCTGTTAACCCCTGCATGCCCAGCTGGAGGGACAAGGGCCTCTTGCCTGTCTGATCTGGCACTAAAAATGCTCCATCCTGCAGCATGACCGAGTTAACAGCGGCTTCCAACCTAGCAGGCTGCCAAAAGAATTCCAGTTTGGAGTTTCTGTGCAGTTTCCCACTGGATGAATGCCCCCACACCTTTGCCTGCTGGCAGAGGATGTGTACAAAACTCTTCTCCTTGGAATACTCAGCCCCCCAGGCTATATTTAAAGGCCTCTCTTTGCTCAGCTGTATCTTCCCTTTTTATTGTGGGAAGTGAGAAGTGCTGCCAGCCTGTGAGTGGAGGCTCCAGGGATGTGCATTCTGAGCTCCCATCCCTTTGTCTCTGGGATTTTAAGGGCTTCCTGTGTTTTCTAAACTCCCTTTTCCTCCCACAGAGCTCTGTTGAAGCAGGTGCTGTCCCAGTTCCCTTGCAACTCCCTGTTGGTTAATATCCAgctttccttgttttcctcagACTCTCTGGGGAGGCAGCACACATTTAACCATTGATGTGGCATCATCTGCAGCttgtttttaatgctttttacAGAAACACATCCTGAAAATGAGAGCTAAGCCAATAAATAGGGTGACAGTGtaggctcagcccagcctggatgTAAATTGGGATTCTCTAGCAGAAAACTCTTCCACTGGCACTTCTGAATGGGGTTTGGAGATGCTGCCAGCACCAGAACAGCAGtgtgggagggaggggtgggatTCTGTGAGGGTTCAACCTGGGTAACCTTCAGAACCACAGATTGGTTTGATTTGGGAGGGACCTGAAAGCAGAAGACATGTTCCCCTAGCCCAGGTTACTCCAAGCCCCAtcaacctggcctggaacacttccagggattcagaggcagccacagctgctctgggcatgtTTCAGATGTGCAGGAGAGGGGTTGCAGCAGAGCAAGAGGGTTTTTAGCCTGTAGGGAGAGTTATCTTGGGTTTGGATGAACCCTTTAGGGAAGAGAGGTGTGAAGGTACCAGAAATAGTGGagttttcttgaaaaaaaattatggagaaAAATACCTACAGGCTTGAGAGACTGCCTAGGGAATCAGTGGACTTGCAAGTGTTCAGAAAACACAtagatgtggcatttggggaccTGGCTTAGAGGTGGACCTAGctgtgctgggttaatggttggactcgatggtcttggaggccttttccaactTTAATGATTCGGGGATCTCAAAACCACCTTCATCACTAAAAACAGTGTGGAATGATGACCTGGAATGAAGGCTTCCAAGTCAgtggtggctgtgctgagcatttCTCACACTGCTGTCTCTTCCTTGCCTCCTCAGTGCCTTCTCCCAGTGCCTTGCTGGTGGACAACCCCACGTCCTTCGGGAACGCCAAGGAAGTGGTGGCGATCAAGGACTACTGCCCCACCAACTTCACCACGCTGAAGTTCTCCAAGGGGGACCACCTGTACGTGCTGGACACGTCGGGAGGGGAGTGGTGGTACGCCCACAACACCACGGAGATGGGCTACATCCCTTCCTCCTACGTGCAGCCCGTGGGCCACCGCAACTCCTCGCTCACCGACAGCGGTGTCATCGACAGCCTGCTGGAGAGCCCCGACGAGGGTGTCAAGGAGCTGGACCTGCTTGGGGAGTGGGCTGAAGGGAAGAGAAACTCTGCCAAATCCTACCACAACAACCCCTTCCTGAACGGAGTGCACACCAACCCGTTCCTGAACGGGAATTCGCAAGCGGCGCCCGGCTCGGACAAAGAGTCCGACTCCAGCGTGGCCGTGGATTTGTTGCTCTTTGATACGGCAGCTCCCACGGCAGCTCTCCCCACTTCAGCTGCCAACAGCAGTTTGGGGAATCTTTTTGATGAGTTTCCCTCCACCAACAGGCTGGATGTGGAGCAGCCCGTGAGGAGGGACAACCCCTTCTTCCGAAGCAAACGCTCCTACAGCTTGTCCGAGCTGTCTGTCCTCCAGGCCAAGTCGGACGCGCCGGCCTCCTCGGGTTTCTTCAGCGGTTTGAAGTCCCCTACCCCCGAGCAGTTCCAGAGCAGGGAGGATTTTAGGACAGCGTGGCTGAACCACAGGAAGCTGGCCCGGTCTTGCCACGACTTGGATTTGCTTGGCCAGAATCCCGGCTGGGGTCAGACGCAGCCGGTGGAGACCAACATCGTGTGCAAGCTGGACAGCTCCGGCGGGGCCGTGCAGCTGCCCGACACCAACATCAGCATCCACGTGCCTGAGGGCCACGTGTGCCCCGGCGAGACGCAGCAGATCTCCATGAAGGCCATGCTGGACCCGCCGCTGGAGCTCAACAGCGACAAGTGCAGCACCATCAGCCCCGTGCTGCAGATCAAGCTCAGCAACATGGAGGTGAAGACCTTCATCATCCTGGAGATGAAGGTGTCGGCGGAGGTCAAGAGCGATGCGGTGAGCAAGAGCCTGgtggggctgcagtgcctgcGCAGCGACATGAAGGAAGGGCCCTACACACCATTGCAGCTGAGCTATTCCTATGGGGACACCatccaggtgcagctggagAACCTGGAGCCCTGCATGTACATCGCGGCTGTGGCGCAGGGCCAGAACATCCTCTACCCTTACACCGTGTGGGATTACATCAGCAAGAAGATCACAGTGGGCGTCTATGGCCCCAAGCACATCCACCCTTCCTTCAAGACCGTGGTGGCCATGTTCGGCCATGAGTGCGCCCCCAAGACCCTGCTGGTCAACGAGGTcaccaggcagtgccacagcccgGCTCCGGTcgccctgcagctctggggcaaGCACCAGTTCTCCCTGTCCCGGCCCCAGGACCTCAAGCTCTGCATGTTCTCCAACATGACCAACTACGAGGTGAAGGCCAGCGAGCAGGCCAAGATCGTGCGGGGCTTCCAGATGAAGCTGGGCAAGGTCAGCCGCCTCATCTTCCCCATCTCCTCCCACGACCCCAACGAGCTGTCGGACTTCACGCTGAGGATACAGGTCAAGGATGACCAGGATGCCATCCTCACCCAGTTCTGCGTCCAGacgccgcagccgccgccgaAGAGCGCCATCAAACCCACGGGGCAGAGGCGGTTCCTGAAGAAGAACGAGGTGGGGAAGATCATCCTCTCCCCGCTGGCTGCCACCGCCAAGTATCCGGTTTTTCAGGACCGGCCGGTGTTGAGCCTCAAGTACGGGAAGCTGCTGAAGACAGTGGTGAGGCAGAGCAAGAACCACTACTTGCTGGAGTACAAGAAGGGAGACGTCATCGCCCTCCTCAGCGAGGAGAAGGTCAGGTTGAAAGGGCAGCTGTGGACCAAGGAGTGGTACATCGGCTACTACCAGGGCAAGGTCGGCCTCGTGCACACCAAAAACGTGCTGGTGGTGGGCAAGGTCAAACCCAGCTACTTCTCTGGGCCGGACCTCACCAccagcctgctgctggagcagatccTGAGGCCCTGCAAGTTCCTGACCTACATCTACGCCTCGGTGAGGACTCTGCTGATGGAGAACCTCAGCAGCTGGCGCTCCTTTGCCGATGCCCTGGGCTACCTGAACCTGCCGCTCTCCTTCTTCTGCCGGGCGGAGCTGGACAGCGAGCCGGAGAGGGTGGCCTCTGtgctggagaagctgaaggAGGACTGCAACAGCGTGGAGAACAAGGAGAGGAAGTCCTTCCAGAAGGAGCTGATGACGGTGAGTCTGAGGCCTGGCGAAGGGGGACTTCgttcctggctctgcagtggcATCAGGGGAGGTGCCAGTTCCCTAGTTCAGTCTTTGGGGCATGAAATCCACCTTGAATGTCTTCTGAGgactgctgggcactgccaggtggGAGTCCAGCCCTGTGGTGGGTGGGATCTTGGTTTAGCAGGATCATGGCAATAATGAGGGATGCACTAAGGTGCTTGGAATTCCAGAATCACACAATGGCCTGGGTTGAAAGAAGcctcaaagctcatccagttccaccccttgccatgggcagggacaccttccactgtcccaggtcactccaagccctgttcaacctggcctggaacactttgAGGGATGGGGAGCCTTGTTTTTGAGTGGCACCTCTGAGCTGGGATGTTTTATACGTTACAAACGGAAATGTGTGACTTGCTCCATGTCCTGAAAGGAATCTGGGAGAAGTGCTGCCAATATTCCTAGGATGCCGTTAGCAAGTAAATCCCTCACAAAATATCACCTCCACGATCCTTTCTAGCACTTAATAGGAAGTGAGCCAAAGAAAATACAGGGCAAAGTGTCTGGGAGAGATTTGCAACTCTCTCCGGTTCTGTGCTGTCCCACAGGAGCAGAGTAACTGAGTTATGGAGAAGAGCATGGTTTAAAATGTCAATTGGATTAAGGAATAGCGGCGGCCTTGCTTGGCAAAATGAAATTACGGCAAaagggggctgtggctgagtgGAGGAGTTCAGTTCCCACATTCCTTTTAGGGAGAAGGGGGGAATTTAAGGATTGAGTAGAAGGTGTTACGGAGAGTATGGAATCCATTGTTACTCATGGAAATGTTGTCTGGAGAGTTCCCTGTGCCCGGGTACCACTCTGGGGCCTGTGGGGTGACATTGCAGCTCTGACTTTCAGTTTCAGGTCATGCCACCAACACTGCTTCTGTTGCAGGGTTCTCCTGGCCATCAGTGACCCTTTCCTCACCCAGGATTGGAAAACCCCCCCTGTTTCCCCCCCAAGGGAGGGCTTGCTCCTTTAATCATCAGCTCAATGATTGTTGGGATGAAATCCGTGCTGCTCCCGGGACTGTTTGCTTTACCTGTTTGCAAACCCCCTAGGTGTTGCTTTTATCTCTCCCCATTGTTTTCAGGGATCCCAGGCAGCCTTTAGGTCATGGAGAATCCTCACGAGGAGACAAAGGGAAAGATAaggctcagggagctgctggctccaggggagggctggggagctgcaggaaaacatCCTGCTCCCCTGTGGCTGTCAGGAGAGCAGAGTCCCAGGGCAGGTTTTATTCTCCTTGTTTGTCTAATCCTGCTCTCTGTGAGGCTGAGTCTGTGGATCAAGGATGAGCTCCCTTCTTGGTGGAACATGATGCTGCCTCCAAAACCCCTGGCTGCCGTCAAATCCTCCTTAGCCTATGGAGAAATTAGATTGAGCCtgttgaaagaagaaaataatgatgTTTCAGGGGATGGCAATGGAGCAGTAATGGATTTTATTGTGTtcaaatctgattttatttgtaACAAATGGACTGGCTTTCTGGCAAGGGGAGCCAGCTGCACTAAGCTCCAGCGTGGCCATTTCAGCTGAAAGAAAGTTGGTTTGTCTCCCCTCAgaagggctgggaaggcagaAGCAGAAGCAGGATTATCAGTGTTGAGTACACAAAGCGCCAGTGGCAGAGTCGTGCACCAGCAGCCAAGCAAGGAAAAGCCTGGTCATGATTATTGATTAATCAGTAATCTGCCTTTAATTACTACTCCTCTAATCAGGCACCAGCACTGGAGTGTGAAGGTAACTGGGGGGGATGTGGTTgctcagcagagagggaaagctctccctccctgcctcctctctgcccctcgGAAGCAGGCAGCACATGGATGGCTTGGATAAAAAAGCTGGGCATGGATTCAAGAAGATTTCATTGCCCCTGGTGCCTGGCCCGTGGGGTTAGACCTGCCCTGAGACACAGCTTTTGTGCCTCCCTGCTTGTCAGAGAGACTCTCATTTATCATCCCTCCAACAGACTCTGCTGTTGGGAAAAACACGGCTCTGCTGGGAATGGCCCCTGGCAcggcagcagggagctgtggggaggaaaCTCTGAGCTTgttcttctccaggcagcttGTAAAGGTCACACAGGAGATGAgcttgggatattttttttttcccctcccgTTGTTTTGTTTGCTCTGACTCACGGTATCCAGGTatccatgtgctgctgcctgactCCTGCCAAGAGTTTCTGCTTGTCCCTGGTGTGTTCCTAAAGCTGTGGAGCTGTCCTAGAGTCCTGCAGGTCAGGGTGTCCAAAGCTTTGGGTcggaaaggaccttaaagcccattcctttccaccccctgccatgggcaggaacacctcccattatcccaggctgctccaagccctgttcagcctggcctgggacacttccagggatgtgaAGCCACATCTCTGAGCAACCAGGggggcctcaccaccctcagcaTGCTGAGATCCAGCTGGGCATCACTCCCCATGGGAGGCAGTGCAAGACTTTATGAGGtaaacgaaaaaaaaaaatcagtatttaagGCTGAGAGTGTGTATTTTAAACATGCAAGATGACTTTGGAGGTGGTGACAGCCAAAACAGTGAGCGAGAGAGATGTTTGATGCCCAAACAAGGGTTATTTTGGGGAACACTTGTACAGAGACAACTTCTTTGGGTCAAAACCTGACCTGTATCCTGGAGAGGATGGTGAGCCAGGAGCCTGAGCAGGAGCATCCTCTCGCCCCGTGGCTCTCATGGTCTGCTTGGGGACACAGGGCCTTTATCCCCCAGGTTTGAGGAAGTCCCAGGGGGGAGCTGTTTTCCTCCACAATGCTGCTTTCCTTCATTAGGAAATGGGATTCTGCATTTCAAAGCTGGGATGTAAATTCAGCCTCCCCTGGATGCCTTTCAAGTTGAGGTGTTTCTGCTTTGAACTGGGATTTGAATATCAAACACCCTCTTTGCTCTTTGCTGGGCTGGCCCAGCCggttcccagctgctcccaggggaataaacaataaacaataaatatttccaAGGGCTCTGGCAAAGCACAGCCCAGGTCACACCTGGGTGATGAGGGATGGAGACACGGTGAGTGGACCCAGCTATCCTGTAGGCTATCCTGGGAGGCTTGTCCAGGGCAAGGGAGGAGGATGGAAGCAATTGTGGCATAATCCCACTGGAGGATTAGGTCTGCTGAGGTAATCCTGGTATCTCACCGTGTTTCCAGTAATATTCCCCCTCTGGCTGCCTTGCATCCCATCCCCTGGTGTCCTGTTGCCTGTCCccatggggctggagctgccagggcacgGCAGGTGGTTCTGTGGCCATCAGAAGGTTTCAGAGTTAGGCAGACCCACCCATTTCTCCCAGAGTTGTTGTTTTGAGTGATTTTGCAGCTCTTTGATGGGGTGCCCTCCTGGgtgttttccctgctgctgctttgttgtTCACCTAGAGCAGGAGAATCCATCTCCTGTAGCTCCATCCttctgagcccagctccaggcactgcctcTGACCTCGGGCaggaggtgggagcagctccttcaTCCTGCTCCCCCAaaggccaggctgtgcagggattgGCATCCAGCTGCCTggaaaggcagggctggggatgttCAGCCTGCTCCCTTCCTTGGGATCCTGCAGAGAGGGAGCTGgatccagaggggagcaggatCCAGAGAGGGTGGAGGGTCCAGAGAGTATGGAGGATccagagagggagcaggatCCAGAGGGTGGAAGATCCAGAGGGGATCTGGATCCAGAGAAGGTAGAGGATTCAGAGAGGGGAGCTGAATCCAGAGAGGGGGAGCTGGATCCAGAGAAGGGAGCTGGATCCAGAGAGGTGCAGGATCCAGAGAGGGTGGAGGATCCCAAGGGGAGTTGGATCCAGAGAGGGTGGAGgatccagaggggagcaggatccagaggggagctggatccagaggggctgcaggatcCAGAGAGGGAGCTGGGTGTAGAGAGGGAGCTGGTGGGAAGCTGGATCCAGAGAGGGCCCAGGATCCAGAGGGGAGCTGGATCCAGAGAGGGAGCTGGATCCAGAGAAGGTGGAGGATCCAGAGAGGGTGGAGGATCCAGAGAAGGTGTTGGATCCAGAGGGGAGCTGATCCCTGGGCTGTAGGAGAGGAGGTGGTTCGGTTCTGGCGCAGGTGTGTGAGATCTAAACACTCCTGAACGTCTTTTTGCCAAGCCAAATGTGCTCCTTTGGCTGGATTTTCCCTGCTCGTTGGACAAGGGGGTTTATGGCCTCCCTGGCTCCCACAGGAAGCTGGTGTCAGCACTTTGGAGGAGCAGGCacgtgctgggctgcagctgtgattagagcccagctcagctctgagctgggagcagataAGGGGAAAAATCAGCGTGCATTTGCTTTGCAAATCGCTGGAGTGGTTTCAGATGTTCCCATCTTCCCTCCCCCAACTGTCCCTGTGCAGTCTCCAGTGGGAGGATTTAACCCTTCTTTGCTCCAGAGCCAAACCTGGATTTTCCCAGACCCCTGTGTTGGGAGGAGGTGTCAGGACCCAGAGGGACAGAAAGGTCACTTTGGGAATCACCTTATCCTGATGATTTCCACAAGAACCATCCCCGTGCTGCTGTGAAGGAGTGGGTGGGGTCTGTTTgcttaatttccatttttaataacACCAAAGCCCCCCCCCTTGAGGTTCAGGGTGGGATTTGCCCAGGGTCTGgggttgctgctgctgggactgTTGTGGTCCAGAATCTGTGGGAGCGCTGGGGAGTGGGATGATGATCCTGGCAGTCAGATCCCATCCTCTGAGAGTGAACACTGCCATTAAACCCTTCCTTTTCCAGGGCTGCACTGGAGCTTCTCCCCTACTGCAGCTTCATCCCACTCTGAagggattttaatgggatttgaCATTTCAAGGCAGGAGCTAACCCCACTCCATCCTTTTTTTGCATGACTAAATCATTCCTACCTAGAAAACCCAGACTGATGCATTTGCTCTTTCCACTTCAAAACCATTTGTGGAAAACCTCAGCTTTTAGGACAATAAATGatgcaggaagaggaggaggagaagaggaagagcaTCCCAAGCTGAGCAATGGTCCTGCAGTGTCAGAGTCCTTACCTGGGTCTCAGTCACCGAGTGCCCCCCAGGTCCCATCCCAGAATGTGCcttgctgtgtcctggctgtgccttgCCCACTGCTCTGAAggatcctgcagctctggggtggaGTCTGGATTAGTTCCCTTGATTAAAAGCATCTGTTGTCCTCAGCCCCTGGGATGCTTTAAACTGCTTAAGGTGAGGCCTGGACATCTCAGGAGGGGCTGCCTGGAGAACCGGGCTGCAAACCTCATCCAGAGGGGTCCAGCACTTTGTTCAATTAATGGGATTATTCTCTTGCCAAGCCTGCTGGCCTCATTTCCCCAGCTGTCActacaaaggaggcagaaggaTTTTTGGGATACTCCAGGGGGGAGCTAACCCGGCCTTTGCTTTTTCCCGTGTCCTGCAGGCCCTGCTGAAGATGGACTGCCAAGGGCTGGTGGTGAGGCTGATCCAGGACTTTGTGCTGCTGACCACGGCCGTGGAGGTGGCCCAGCGCTGGCGGGAGCTGGCCGAGAAGCTGGCCAAGGTGTCCAAGCAGCAGATGGACGCCTACGAGGCCCCGCACCGTGACAAGAGCGGCTCGGTGGACAGCGAGGTGAGGGCAGGCATGCCTGGATCTCCACAGATCCTGGAATTCTGTGGGCTGGAAAAGATCTTCAAAGTGTTGGAGTCCAGCCTTTGAGCCTGACCCACCAGGTTAATGGTTGGGCCCAATGGTCTTAAAGGGCCTTAATGGTGTTAAAGGGCCTACAAGGCCCCGCACCGCGACAAGAGCAGCATGGTAGACAGTGAGGTGAGGGCAGGCAcacctggctctgcacagaTCCTGGAATTCTTTCAGCTAGAAAACACCTTCAAGGTGTTGGAGTCCAGCCTttgagccagcactgccaggcccaCCAGGTTAATGGGGGAGCCTTAATGGTATTAAAGGGTCTACGAGGCCCCGCACTGCGACAAGAGTGTCTCGGTGGACAGCGAGGTGAGGGCCGGCCCACCTGGATCTGCACAGATCCTGGGATTCTCTGGGCTGGAAAACATCTACAAGGTATTGGAGTCCAACCTTTGAGCCAGACCCACAGGTTAATGGTTGGGCCCAATGGTCTCAAAGGCCTTAATGGTCTTAAAGAGCTTACAAGGCTCCGCACCGCAATAAGAGCAGCACAGTGGGCAGTGAGGTGAGGGCAGACACGTCTGGTTCTCCACAAATCCTGGAACTCTCTTGGCTGGAAACACCTTCAAGGTGTTGGAGTCCAGCCTttgagccagcactgccaggcctACCAGGTTAATGGTTGGGCCCAATGGTGTTAAAGGGCCTTAATGGTGTTAAAGGGCCTACAAGGCCCCACAGCGTGACAAGAGCAGCATGGTGGACAGCAAGGTAAGGGCAGGCACACCTGGCTCTCCACAGTTCCTGGAATTGGCTGGGCTGGAAAACACCTTCAAGGTGTTGGAATCCAACCTTTGAGCCAGgcctgtgacggtgttcacaggggtctcaggttgagggaagagatgaggatttcactccatgtttcagaaggcttgatttattattttattatatatattacattaaaactatactaaaagaatagaagaaaggatttcatgagaaggctagctaagaatagaatagcaaagaatgataataaaggtttgtgtctcagacagagagtccgagccagctttgattggccattaattagaaacaaccaacatgggccaacCACAGatggacctgttgcattccacagcagcagataaccattgtttgcattttgttcctgaggcctcccagcttctcaggaggaaaaatcctaaggaaaggatttttcagaaaatgtctgTGAAACAGACCCACCAGGTTAATGGTTGGGCCCAATGGTCTTAAAGGGCCTTAATGGTGTTAAAGGGCCTACAATGCTGGTGGACAGCAAGGTGAGGGCAGGCACACCTGGATCTCCACAGATCCTGGAATTTTCTGGGCTGGAAAACACCCTTAAGGTGTTGGAGTCCAACCTTtgaggcagcactgccagactTACCAGATTAATGGTTGGGCCCAAAGTCTTAAAGGCCTTTCCAACCCAAAGGATTCCATGTTTCTCTGGAGGTTCCTCCAGAGCACACTCCCCTCGGAGGAACACAGGGCTCTGACGGTGTTGGGGGGCTGTTTTCCTGGGAATGTGCCTGTTTTGGGATGCTGGCTGAGCTCTGATCCCCTCCCACCTGTGTCCCCCCCCCCTCTCCCCAGGCCATGTGGAAGCCGGCCTACGACTTCCTGCTGACCTGGAGCAGCCAGATGGGGGACAGCTACAGGGACGTCATCCAGGAGCTGCACACGGGGCTGGACAAGATGAAGAACCCCATCACCAAGCGCTGGAAGCACCTCACGGGCACCCTGATCCTCGTCAACTCCTTGGACATGCTGAGGGCAGCGGCCTTCAGCCCCCAGGACCACGAGGATTTTGCCATCTAGCCCGTGGTTGTCCTCTTCTCCTTGgctgggaatttttttccctctgtttttttttcccccctgctcTCCCTTTGGCTTTAAGGAGAAGAAGTGGAGGTTGGGTTTGAAGAGGCCAAAGTTTGGCCTTCACACCCTTCCCTTGGGTTTGAAGAGGCCAAAGTCTGCAAGTTCTCCACCCGGACTGGAAATCAGCAGGAGATATCCCACCCTGATGGGAGTTCATCTGGAAGGGGATGGCTTTTCATCCAGTTAAACTATTTCttactgaaaaaattaaaaaaactttcAGGAGGGCAAAGGGGTGGGGAGGGATCCCAAAAGAAATCGTGTTTTCTAGGCATTTACaaataaaagtttaatttttttaacgAGCAGTAGAAGTTGTGACCACTttgggggaggggtgggggaagctgtggctggttTTAAGTTGcagaaactgctttgaaatgaTGGGGTTTGAGACAAGTATGAGTcctgtaaatatatattttaagagGAAGCACGGTAAATGCCCTTTCCCCCCACTACAGGCAGCTGTGACTAAAGCACTACAGGAACTTGGGCTGTCCCTAAATTTGGGGTGTGCTCAGCCCTTGCACCaaaaacaacttttattttattttattttattttattttattttattttattttattttattttattttattttattttattttattttattcacagGCCCTGTGAGCATTCTGGTTGATTTTTGGGTTATTTCCATGTCTCTGCAGATGTGGATTTTCTTGTTTGTGGCCAGGGAGTTGCCTGCTCCTGTTTTTTAACCAGGAGGAGCTTCTTCCCACCTGGATGTGGTGCAGGACACCTCTGGAAGAACCTGGACGTTTGGGGCTCTCCAGAGACCTCAGGAGATGGATCAGGAGGATGGTGAGAGGGAATCAAAGTCCCCAGGTGCTCCTGCTCGGGGGAAGAGGCCAGAAAGGGGGAGGAAATTGTTGCCATGCAGATAATCCCTCTAcaggcaaagggaaaaaaaggaaaaaaaagagacaagagAAAGACTCTTTCTCCTA
This genomic interval carries:
- the SH3BP4 gene encoding SH3 domain-binding protein 4, which encodes MAAQRIRAANSGGLPRCRSEGALIDLGEAFAAESALCDVKVPSPSALLVDNPTSFGNAKEVVAIKDYCPTNFTTLKFSKGDHLYVLDTSGGEWWYAHNTTEMGYIPSSYVQPVGHRNSSLTDSGVIDSLLESPDEGVKELDLLGEWAEGKRNSAKSYHNNPFLNGVHTNPFLNGNSQAAPGSDKESDSSVAVDLLLFDTAAPTAALPTSAANSSLGNLFDEFPSTNRLDVEQPVRRDNPFFRSKRSYSLSELSVLQAKSDAPASSGFFSGLKSPTPEQFQSREDFRTAWLNHRKLARSCHDLDLLGQNPGWGQTQPVETNIVCKLDSSGGAVQLPDTNISIHVPEGHVCPGETQQISMKAMLDPPLELNSDKCSTISPVLQIKLSNMEVKTFIILEMKVSAEVKSDAVSKSLVGLQCLRSDMKEGPYTPLQLSYSYGDTIQVQLENLEPCMYIAAVAQGQNILYPYTVWDYISKKITVGVYGPKHIHPSFKTVVAMFGHECAPKTLLVNEVTRQCHSPAPVALQLWGKHQFSLSRPQDLKLCMFSNMTNYEVKASEQAKIVRGFQMKLGKVSRLIFPISSHDPNELSDFTLRIQVKDDQDAILTQFCVQTPQPPPKSAIKPTGQRRFLKKNEVGKIILSPLAATAKYPVFQDRPVLSLKYGKLLKTVVRQSKNHYLLEYKKGDVIALLSEEKVRLKGQLWTKEWYIGYYQGKVGLVHTKNVLVVGKVKPSYFSGPDLTTSLLLEQILRPCKFLTYIYASVRTLLMENLSSWRSFADALGYLNLPLSFFCRAELDSEPERVASVLEKLKEDCNSVENKERKSFQKELMTALLKMDCQGLVVRLIQDFVLLTTAVEVAQRWRELAEKLAKVSKQQMDAYEAPHRDKSGSVDSEAMWKPAYDFLLTWSSQMGDSYRDVIQELHTGLDKMKNPITKRWKHLTGTLILVNSLDMLRAAAFSPQDHEDFAI